Proteins encoded together in one Phyllostomus discolor isolate MPI-MPIP mPhyDis1 chromosome 6, mPhyDis1.pri.v3, whole genome shotgun sequence window:
- the LOC114500549 gene encoding mas-related G-protein coupled receptor member X2-like, with amino-acid sequence MVIIPGAPILFVLFVFLRVTTAGFLRKNTTVTTWGTEPTPTNRSDQAPSMCGEATLTLDGLIFTIALIGLAGNAAVLWLLGFRIRRNAFSVYILNLAGADFLFLCCQIMYSLRSFIKRSCNTPISITASIFAYITSLSFLSAISTERCLSILWPIWYRFHRPRHMSAVTCALLWALSLLLSILEGSYCGFLMTIRDDTWCQTFDFIIVAWLIFSCVLLSGSSLVLLTKLLCGSQRVQPPRLYVAILLAVLVFFLCGLPFGYKWFLCYWIQELCSKTFSHFLTLTGFVLSSLSSSANPIIYFFVGSFRQQWQLWQPLRLVLQRALEDGTEVEKVEEAFPRKPGGPQGAVSRSDSPSSRVQSEKQ; translated from the coding sequence ATGGTGATTATACCAGGTGCTCCAatcttgtttgtcttgtttgtttttctgagggTCACCACTGCAGGGTTTCTGAGAAAAAATACGACTGTCACAACCTGGGGAACTGAACCCACACCAACGAATAGAAGTGACCAGGCCCCTTCTATGTGTGGAGAGGCGACCCTGACCCTAGATGGGCTGATCTTCACCATTGCCCTCATCGGGCTGGCAGGAAACGCCGCCGTGCTCTGGCTCCTGGGCTTCCGCATCAGGAGGAACGCCTTCTCCGTCTACATCCTCAACCTCGCGGGAGCcgacttcctcttcctctgctgcCAGATTATGTATTCCCTGCGGTCATTCATCAAGCGCTCCTGTAATACCCCCATATCCATCACTGCGTCAATCTTTGCCTACATCACAAGCCTGAGTTTTCTCAGCGCCATTAGCACAGAGCGCTGCCTGTCCATCCTGTGGCCCATCTGGTACCGCTTCCACCGCCCCAGACACATGTCAGCTGTCACGTGTGCACTGCTCTGGGCCCTGTCCCTGCTGCTGAGCATCCTGGAAGGGAGCTACTGTGGCTTCCTGATGACGATTCGTGATGACACTTGGTGTCAGACATTTGATTTCATCATTGTCGCCTGGCTGATTTTCTCATGTGTGCTTCTCTCCGGGTCCAGCCTGGTTCTGCTGACCAAGCTGCTGTGTGGCTCCCAGCGGGTGCAGCCCCCCAGGCTCTACGTGGCCATCCTGCTCGCCGTGCTGGTCTTCTTCCTCTGCGGCCTGCCTTTTGGCTACAAGTGGTTTCTGTGTTACTGGATTCAGGAACTTTGCAGTAAAACATTTTCACACTTTCTGACACTGACTGGGTTTGTCCTGTCTAGTCTCAGCAGCAGTGCCAACCCcatcatttacttttttgttggCTCCTTTAGGCAGCAGTGGCAGCTGTGGCAGCCCCTCAGGTTGGTTCTCCAGAGGGCTTTGGAGGATGGAACTGAGGTGGAGAAAGTGGAGGAAGCCTTCCCCAGGAAACCAGGGGGACCTCAGGGAGCAGTTTCACGTAGTGATTCTCCATCAAGCAGGGTTCAGTCTGAGAAGCAGTAG